Proteins from one Prosthecomicrobium sp. N25 genomic window:
- a CDS encoding ABC transporter substrate-binding protein, translated as MKLRFKLNHLYQGQNAPFLHAVDAGLFAERGLEVEFVEGFSSSLVTRAIASGEADCGYGDVSSLMTHAVDTGAATIQAVMPVYRRSPCALGYLRPGPALALHEIEGGVLCGPRGDTSARLLPLLLAKNGLAGIPYEMRFVDPEERDALVAGGRVLAATCFDATLKFAMIMRGHDSSAVRFLYFADHGLDIYTGAVVCRADLLVAHPRLLDDLRAVTHRAWLDCLADPALGVAAVTARAPWLDPALVRAQLEWVTSRQIFPDGPSDMAFERDGDQMAATVDCALLGREGLGAFTRESLIAAVCPA; from the coding sequence ATGAAACTCCGCTTCAAGCTGAATCACCTCTACCAGGGGCAAAACGCACCCTTTCTTCATGCTGTCGACGCCGGCCTCTTTGCCGAACGCGGACTGGAGGTCGAATTCGTCGAGGGTTTCAGTTCCTCGCTGGTCACCCGCGCGATCGCGAGTGGCGAGGCGGATTGCGGATACGGCGACGTCTCGTCCCTGATGACCCATGCGGTCGACACCGGCGCGGCGACGATCCAGGCCGTCATGCCGGTCTATCGCCGCAGCCCCTGCGCGCTCGGCTACCTGCGCCCGGGGCCGGCCCTGGCCCTTCACGAGATCGAGGGCGGCGTGCTGTGCGGTCCGCGCGGCGACACGTCGGCCCGTCTCCTGCCGCTCCTGCTGGCGAAGAACGGTCTGGCCGGGATCCCCTACGAGATGCGCTTCGTCGATCCGGAGGAGCGGGACGCCCTCGTGGCGGGCGGGCGCGTGCTCGCGGCCACGTGCTTCGACGCCACGCTGAAATTCGCGATGATCATGCGCGGGCACGACAGCAGCGCCGTGCGCTTCCTCTATTTCGCGGACCACGGCCTCGACATCTACACGGGCGCGGTGGTGTGCCGTGCCGATCTCCTGGTAGCGCATCCCCGGCTCCTCGACGACCTCCGCGCGGTCACGCACCGCGCCTGGCTCGACTGCCTGGCCGATCCGGCCCTCGGCGTCGCCGCCGTCACGGCCCGCGCGCCCTGGCTCGACCCGGCCCTGGTCCGCGCGCAACTCGAGTGGGTCACGAGCCGGCAGATCTTCCCGGACGGGCCGAGCGACATGGCCTTCGAGCGGGACGGCGACCAGATGGCGGCCACGGTCGACTGCGCGCTCCTGGGGCGAGAGGGCCTCGGGGCGTTCACGAGGGAGTCCCTGATCGCGGCGGTCTGCCCGGCGTGA
- a CDS encoding substrate-binding periplasmic protein, whose protein sequence is MLFVHRLLATLTVAGALWAGPAAAQDFKANLVAPDTLTVGTSGSAPPFSMTGPSGDLDGFDIDVANRIGKELGLKVVFKQFDFAGLLPGLASGQFDMIASGVTRTPQRLAATDFFLLSPYIVNGVAVTRRSDSPEITGWKSVCGKVMGAVRGGAFQKTAREKLPPGCVTEVREYPGATELFLDLKNKRIDFAAHDFLGPNYLVRTGKVDGIVVVPDVLAPITQSVAVGPKNKVLADRIDALFVGWRKDGTLKALGEKWFGASLDWSAAD, encoded by the coding sequence ATGTTGTTCGTCCACAGGTTGCTCGCCACCCTGACCGTCGCCGGCGCCTTGTGGGCCGGACCGGCGGCCGCCCAGGACTTCAAGGCGAACCTCGTCGCCCCCGACACTCTGACCGTCGGGACCTCCGGCTCCGCGCCCCCCTTCAGCATGACCGGCCCCTCCGGTGACCTGGACGGCTTCGACATCGACGTCGCCAACCGGATCGGCAAGGAACTCGGCCTCAAGGTCGTGTTCAAGCAGTTCGACTTCGCCGGCCTGCTGCCCGGCCTCGCGTCGGGCCAGTTCGACATGATCGCCTCGGGCGTGACGCGCACCCCGCAGAGGCTGGCGGCCACCGACTTCTTCCTGCTCTCGCCCTACATCGTCAACGGCGTCGCCGTGACCCGCCGCAGCGACTCGCCCGAGATCACCGGCTGGAAGTCGGTCTGCGGGAAGGTCATGGGGGCAGTCCGCGGCGGCGCGTTCCAGAAGACCGCCCGCGAGAAGCTTCCCCCGGGCTGCGTGACGGAGGTGAGGGAATATCCGGGCGCGACCGAGCTCTTCCTGGACCTGAAGAACAAGCGGATCGACTTCGCCGCCCATGACTTCCTCGGCCCCAACTACCTCGTCAGGACCGGCAAGGTCGACGGCATCGTGGTCGTCCCGGATGTCCTCGCGCCGATCACCCAGTCCGTCGCCGTCGGCCCGAAGAACAAGGTCCTCGCCGACCGGATCGACGCGCTCTTCGTCGGCTGGCGCAAGGACGGGACCTTGAAGGCGCTCGGCGAAAAGTGGTTCGGCGCGTCGCTCGACTGGTCGGCGGCCGACTGA
- a CDS encoding ABC transporter permease subunit (The N-terminal region of this protein, as described by TIGR01726, is a three transmembrane segment that identifies a subfamily of ABC transporter permease subunits, which specificities that include histidine, arginine, glutamine, glutamate, L-cystine (sic), the opines (in Agrobacterium) octopine and nopaline, etc.) codes for MADLSAALGLAAAWMPRLLTATALTLAIAAAVFTISAVFGLLLALVNRDAPRPLRWAIEAFSGVLRAIPELVVLFAVFFGGRQIGAAIDPVASTILAFGLVGIAYDFQVFKGALGVIPEGQFEAGRALGMRPWQVYGAVVLPQLLPIARKGWITYAIGTIKRISIASAISVSELMYVTKQAIAASNAPFLFLSLATGLYVLIVMPLLAFNERQPAHR; via the coding sequence ATGGCCGACCTCTCGGCAGCGCTCGGGCTCGCTGCGGCCTGGATGCCGAGGTTGCTGACGGCGACCGCCCTGACCCTGGCCATTGCGGCCGCCGTCTTCACCATCTCCGCCGTCTTCGGCCTGCTGCTGGCCCTGGTCAACCGGGACGCCCCGCGGCCGCTGCGCTGGGCCATCGAAGCCTTCAGCGGCGTGCTCCGCGCCATTCCCGAACTGGTGGTCCTCTTCGCGGTCTTCTTCGGCGGACGCCAGATCGGCGCCGCCATCGACCCCGTCGCCTCCACGATCCTGGCCTTCGGCCTCGTCGGCATCGCGTATGACTTCCAGGTCTTCAAGGGAGCGCTCGGCGTGATCCCGGAAGGACAGTTCGAGGCCGGCAGGGCGCTCGGGATGAGGCCCTGGCAGGTCTACGGCGCCGTCGTCCTGCCCCAGCTCCTGCCCATCGCCCGCAAGGGCTGGATCACCTACGCGATCGGCACGATCAAGCGGATCTCGATCGCCTCGGCGATCTCGGTCAGCGAACTCATGTACGTGACCAAGCAGGCGATCGCCGCCAGCAATGCGCCGTTCCTGTTCCTGTCGCTCGCGACCGGGCTCTACGTCCTGATCGTCATGCCCCTTCTCGCGTTCAACGAGAGGCAGCCGGCGCACCGATGA
- a CDS encoding amino acid ABC transporter permease: MSFLADPYYRELLLAGGRMTLAISLAVIVASNLLALPLAIHMQRPGARLRRVVLAYSFFARAVPALAILFALYYGLPRLGIYLEPVPAAIVGLIFASTAYNLEFLRSGFESIPAGQADAARALGLGPVATYLKVLVPQAYAAASPALFSNAVQMVKGSSLASLVAVTELTATSTTIIADTYKAIQVLLVVAAIYGLIALVILGLQVVVESRRRLLHPKSG; the protein is encoded by the coding sequence ATGAGCTTCCTGGCCGACCCCTACTATCGCGAGCTCCTGCTGGCCGGCGGCCGGATGACGCTCGCGATCTCCCTGGCCGTGATCGTCGCCTCGAACCTGCTGGCCCTCCCGCTCGCCATCCACATGCAGCGGCCGGGGGCCCGGCTGCGCCGGGTCGTCCTGGCCTACAGCTTCTTCGCCCGCGCCGTCCCGGCGCTCGCCATCCTGTTCGCGCTCTACTACGGGCTGCCGCGCCTGGGGATCTATCTCGAGCCCGTGCCGGCCGCCATCGTCGGCCTGATCTTCGCCTCCACCGCCTACAACCTCGAATTCCTCCGGTCCGGCTTCGAAAGCATCCCGGCCGGCCAGGCGGACGCGGCGCGCGCCCTCGGCCTCGGCCCGGTCGCCACCTACCTCAAGGTCCTCGTCCCGCAGGCCTACGCGGCGGCCTCCCCGGCCCTCTTCTCCAATGCGGTGCAGATGGTCAAGGGCAGCTCGCTCGCCAGCCTGGTGGCGGTCACCGAGCTCACCGCCACCTCCACGACCATCATCGCCGACACCTACAAGGCCATCCAGGTCCTCCTCGTCGTCGCGGCCATCTACGGCCTGATCGCCCTGGTGATCCTCGGCCTGCAGGTCGTCGTGGAATCGCGGCGCCGCTTGCTCCACCCGAAATCGGGCTGA
- a CDS encoding arylsulfatase, with the protein MRKSLYRVTSLSLGPAVLALCAPQIATAQQSQLDRSVLPVAEPARQPITEIDARDAKVPPRFEVKAPAGAPNVVIVLIDDLGFGAPSTFGGPIATPTLDGLAQEGLRYNNFHTTALCSPTRAALKSGRNHHTVNMGYITELATGFPGATGQVPATAAPLAEILRLNGYATGAFGKWHETAAWETSVAGPTDRWPNRQGFDKFYGFIGGETNQWAPFLFDGTAQVELPADPNYHFMTDMTDKARAWIMHQKAMAPDKPTFVYFAPGATHAPHHVPKPWIDRWKGKFDQGWDKVREETLERQIKLGVVPQGTKLAPKPAAIKDWDKLSADEKRLFARQAEVFAGFVEYTDSEVGRLLKAFDEVGQADNTLVFYIAGDNGTSGEGGQNGMFNEYTYFNGVSETVEDMLKLIDKWGGPETYPHMAAGWAVGFNAPFGWMKQVPSDFGGTRNGMVVSWRKGIKAKNEIRSQFSHVIDVAPTVLQTVGLPEPTSVDGVKQIPMAGKSLVYSFEDAKAKEQHTTQYFEIAGNRAVYSDGWFARTIHRAPWEAKPRRSVKDNSAWELYEVRSDFSLANDLAAAKPDKLAELQALFLKEAETYGVLPLDDRVFERLDAAAVGRPDLMGGRTSIVLTDGMTGMLEGAFLNVKNRSNLIVADIEVPASGANGTLIAQGGRFGGWSLFVKDGVPGYEYNFLGMRHTTIMAPTKLAPGKAKVSFRFDYDGGGPGKGGQGTLFVNDQQVAAGRIDVTQAGIFSADETADVGIDLGTPVVEAIGSEAKSRFTGRISRLSVEAK; encoded by the coding sequence ATGCGTAAGTCATTGTATCGAGTGACGAGTTTATCTTTGGGGCCCGCGGTGTTGGCTCTATGCGCACCGCAGATCGCGACCGCCCAGCAGAGCCAGCTGGATCGTTCGGTTCTCCCGGTGGCCGAGCCGGCGAGGCAGCCCATCACGGAAATCGATGCGCGGGATGCGAAGGTACCACCCCGCTTCGAGGTCAAGGCGCCCGCGGGAGCGCCGAACGTCGTCATCGTGCTCATCGACGATCTCGGCTTCGGCGCGCCGAGCACCTTCGGCGGGCCGATCGCCACGCCGACCCTGGACGGCCTGGCCCAGGAAGGCCTCCGCTACAACAACTTCCACACGACAGCCTTGTGCTCGCCGACCCGGGCCGCGCTGAAGTCCGGTCGCAACCACCACACCGTCAACATGGGCTACATCACCGAACTCGCCACGGGCTTTCCCGGTGCCACCGGACAGGTCCCGGCCACGGCCGCGCCGCTCGCCGAGATCCTGCGGCTGAACGGCTATGCCACGGGTGCCTTCGGGAAGTGGCACGAGACCGCCGCCTGGGAAACGAGCGTCGCCGGCCCCACCGATCGCTGGCCCAATCGCCAGGGCTTCGACAAGTTCTACGGCTTCATCGGCGGAGAGACGAACCAATGGGCCCCGTTCCTGTTCGACGGGACGGCCCAGGTCGAACTGCCGGCCGACCCGAACTACCACTTCATGACCGACATGACCGACAAGGCGCGCGCCTGGATCATGCACCAGAAGGCGATGGCGCCCGACAAGCCCACCTTCGTCTATTTCGCCCCCGGGGCGACCCACGCGCCGCACCACGTTCCGAAGCCGTGGATCGATCGCTGGAAGGGCAAGTTCGACCAGGGCTGGGACAAGGTTCGAGAGGAGACGCTGGAGCGGCAGATCAAGCTCGGCGTCGTCCCGCAGGGGACGAAGCTCGCCCCGAAGCCCGCCGCCATCAAGGACTGGGACAAGCTCTCAGCCGATGAGAAGCGTCTCTTCGCCCGGCAGGCGGAGGTCTTCGCCGGCTTCGTCGAATACACGGATTCCGAAGTCGGTCGTCTTCTCAAGGCCTTCGACGAGGTCGGCCAGGCCGACAACACACTGGTCTTCTACATCGCTGGCGACAACGGAACCAGCGGTGAGGGCGGCCAGAACGGCATGTTCAACGAATACACCTACTTCAACGGTGTGTCGGAGACCGTCGAGGACATGCTGAAACTGATCGACAAGTGGGGCGGCCCCGAAACCTACCCGCACATGGCGGCGGGCTGGGCGGTCGGCTTCAACGCCCCCTTCGGCTGGATGAAGCAGGTGCCGTCGGACTTCGGCGGGACCCGCAACGGCATGGTGGTGTCCTGGCGCAAGGGCATCAAGGCGAAGAACGAGATCCGCAGCCAGTTCAGCCATGTCATCGACGTGGCCCCGACCGTCCTGCAGACCGTGGGGCTGCCGGAACCCACGTCGGTCGACGGGGTGAAGCAGATCCCGATGGCGGGCAAGAGCCTCGTCTACTCCTTCGAAGACGCCAAAGCCAAGGAACAGCATACGACCCAGTATTTCGAGATCGCGGGAAACCGCGCCGTCTACAGTGACGGGTGGTTCGCCCGCACGATCCACCGGGCGCCCTGGGAGGCGAAACCGCGCCGGTCCGTCAAGGACAACTCCGCCTGGGAGCTGTACGAGGTCCGCTCCGATTTCAGCCTCGCCAACGACCTGGCCGCCGCCAAGCCCGACAAGCTGGCGGAGCTGCAGGCCCTCTTCCTGAAGGAAGCCGAGACCTACGGCGTCCTTCCCCTGGACGACCGGGTCTTCGAGCGCCTGGACGCCGCCGCCGTCGGCCGCCCCGATCTCATGGGTGGCCGCACGTCGATCGTGCTGACCGACGGCATGACGGGAATGCTGGAAGGCGCTTTCCTCAACGTGAAGAACCGCTCCAACCTCATCGTCGCCGACATCGAGGTCCCGGCGTCCGGCGCCAACGGCACCCTGATCGCCCAGGGCGGCCGCTTCGGGGGCTGGTCCCTGTTCGTGAAGGACGGCGTGCCGGGATACGAGTACAACTTCCTGGGCATGCGTCACACGACCATCATGGCGCCGACGAAGCTCGCCCCCGGCAAGGCCAAGGTGAGCTTCAGGTTCGACTACGACGGCGGCGGTCCGGGCAAGGGCGGCCAGGGCACCCTCTTCGTCAATGACCAACAGGTTGCCGCCGGTCGCATCGACGTCACGCAAGCCGGGATTTTCTCCGCGGACGAGACGGCGGATGTCGGCATAGACCTGGGAACGCCGGTGGTCGAGGCCATCGGGTCGGAGGCCAAATCCCGCTTCACCGGACGGATCTCCAGGCTGTCCGTCGAGGCCAAGTAG
- a CDS encoding patatin-like phospholipase family protein, whose translation MSDVHGARMPPSATMKWQSTVDAAKPKHSMFAFLKREPTRSQAQLQEARSQFKEHFSTSVAKLGAELQLTPAMQRNLERAGAKALDKIVNDTFAQPELAGKKMSRADFNAAVHTANVKSLQKMVQFTTIYGKPDTTPHVTPLKTADGQIKLVVTKPAPPIENLILRGGGAKGIGNSAALVELEKSGALSDLKQIVGTSAGALTAVGLACGMSAETFAEFSKNTDINGLKGTPSNFKECYPMVSMGHRVGHTAGTALRTLDEVSSMRAYDKLDQNWDTVVQAHADGTLSDAEFARMEILKEPPNFEANRTDKMVTFGDLRAMAKIFPDIKELTLTGMNRSDSQLAYFNADTAPDMPIAVAGRISMSIPLYFASVDFNGKTWVDGGVGSNMPSNAILQPFKDKVATAQAEMDDAVKSRDAGRIELAGKALAEATRDLEQANSKTLLMTFDDGGKAYKKMHDPEAPPKTKPGFIDKLVGRIAGDKNFALNKQQDTQNVRDAGPNVIVVHHGSIGTLDLDASEKRIGQATLESQMRALEFVAARQDQAVQEVYTSVDQVVASLSPQERQQMLDAGPPTLGQFQNDRRSDGDARQLFASAMAVYDKVNELVNGRQAGVLIGS comes from the coding sequence ATGAGCGACGTCCATGGCGCCCGCATGCCGCCCAGCGCCACGATGAAGTGGCAGAGCACGGTCGATGCCGCCAAGCCCAAGCACAGCATGTTCGCCTTCCTCAAGCGCGAGCCGACGCGATCCCAGGCGCAGCTCCAGGAGGCGCGGAGCCAGTTCAAGGAGCACTTCAGCACCAGCGTCGCGAAGCTCGGGGCCGAGCTGCAGCTCACCCCGGCGATGCAGAGGAACCTGGAGAGGGCGGGCGCCAAGGCGCTCGACAAGATCGTCAACGACACCTTCGCCCAGCCGGAACTCGCCGGCAAGAAGATGAGCCGCGCCGACTTCAACGCCGCCGTCCACACGGCGAACGTCAAGTCGCTGCAGAAGATGGTGCAGTTCACCACGATCTACGGTAAGCCGGACACGACCCCGCACGTGACCCCGCTGAAGACGGCGGACGGCCAGATCAAGCTGGTCGTCACCAAGCCGGCTCCGCCGATCGAGAACCTGATCCTGCGCGGCGGGGGCGCCAAGGGCATCGGCAACTCGGCCGCCCTGGTGGAGCTCGAGAAGAGCGGCGCCCTGAGCGACCTCAAGCAGATCGTCGGCACCTCGGCCGGTGCGCTGACGGCTGTGGGTCTCGCTTGCGGCATGTCCGCCGAAACCTTCGCGGAGTTCTCCAAGAACACCGACATCAACGGCCTGAAGGGCACGCCGAGCAACTTCAAGGAATGCTACCCCATGGTCAGCATGGGGCACCGCGTCGGCCATACGGCCGGCACGGCTCTGAGGACCCTCGACGAAGTCTCCTCCATGCGCGCCTACGACAAGCTCGACCAGAACTGGGACACGGTCGTGCAGGCTCATGCCGACGGGACGCTCAGCGACGCCGAGTTCGCCCGCATGGAGATCCTGAAGGAGCCGCCGAATTTCGAGGCGAACCGCACCGACAAGATGGTCACCTTCGGCGACCTCCGGGCCATGGCGAAGATCTTCCCCGATATCAAGGAACTGACCCTGACCGGCATGAACCGCTCGGACTCCCAGCTCGCCTACTTCAACGCCGATACCGCGCCCGACATGCCGATCGCCGTCGCGGGACGCATCTCCATGAGCATCCCGCTGTATTTCGCCTCCGTCGACTTCAACGGCAAGACCTGGGTGGACGGCGGCGTCGGCTCCAACATGCCGTCCAACGCCATCCTGCAGCCGTTCAAGGACAAGGTCGCGACCGCCCAGGCCGAGATGGACGACGCCGTCAAGTCCCGGGACGCCGGGCGGATCGAGCTTGCCGGCAAGGCCCTCGCCGAGGCGACGCGGGACCTGGAACAGGCGAACTCCAAGACCCTGCTGATGACCTTCGACGACGGCGGCAAGGCCTACAAGAAGATGCACGACCCGGAGGCGCCGCCGAAGACCAAGCCGGGCTTCATCGACAAGCTCGTCGGCCGGATCGCCGGCGACAAGAACTTCGCGCTCAACAAGCAGCAGGACACCCAGAATGTCCGCGACGCCGGCCCCAACGTGATCGTCGTCCACCACGGCAGCATCGGCACGCTGGATCTGGACGCCTCCGAGAAGCGCATCGGCCAGGCCACGCTGGAATCGCAGATGCGGGCGCTCGAGTTCGTCGCCGCCCGCCAGGATCAGGCGGTCCAGGAGGTCTACACGAGCGTCGACCAGGTGGTGGCCAGCCTCTCGCCGCAGGAGCGCCAGCAGATGCTCGACGCCGGGCCGCCGACGCTCGGCCAGTTCCAGAACGACCGCCGATCGGACGGCGATGCCCGGCAGCTCTTCGCGAGCGCCATGGCGGTCTACGACAAGGTGAACGAGC